CCCTGAGCCCGGCGGCGATGGAGCGCCTTCCCGCGCGGCTGCGCCGCGAGGCGGTGGCCTTCGAGGGCCGGTTCTTCCTACGGGAAGACCGGCTGCCCGCCGACTTCCTGCCCCCCGCGCAGCGGGCGGCGGCCCGCTACCAGGTCCTGGCGGCCGCCGACGGCCAGCACTACCTGGTCCTGGTGGGGGACGAACCGGTCACCGCCCCGGCGAGCCAGCTGCGGGTGTCAAGCCGCCACGGCGCCACGGTGCTGGTGGTCCCGCAGACCGCCGATCCCCCGCCATCTGGCGGTGCGGGCGCGCGCGACGGCACCGCCTCAACGTCCGGCGCCGCCGAGGGCGGCGCGGCGCGCCTCCTGCCGGCCCGCCTCCTCAGCCGGGCGGAGCTGCACGAGCTCCGCCAGCCGGAACGGACCGCGGTGGTGCGGCTGGCGGGGCTGTACCTGGCCCTGGCGGCCGCCGCCTTCGGGCTGGCCTACGCCCAGGGGTACCTGCTGCAGCGCACGGCCCAGCGCATCGTCGCCCACATCCGCGCCGAGGTGTTCGGCCACCTGCAGCGCATGTCCCTGGCCTTCTTCGACCGCAACCCCGTGGGCCGGCTGGTCACCCGGGTGACCAACGACGTCGAGACCCTGAACGAGATGTACACCAGCGTGGTGGTCAACCTCTTCCGGGACCTGTTCGTCCTGGTGGGGATCGCCGGCATCATGCTGGCGTACAACGCCCGGCTGGCCCTGGTGGCCTTCGCCGTGCTGCCGCTGGTGGCGCTGGCCGCCGCGGTCTTCCGCACCCAGGCCCGCGCCGCCTACCGGCAGATGCGGGTGCGGCTGGCCCGCATCAACGCCTTCCTCTCCGAGAACATCGCTGGCATGCGCATCATCCAGGTGTTCCGGCGCGAGCGCGAGCAGTTCGCCGAGTTCGAGGCGATCAACCATGCCTATCTCCAGGCGAGCCTGCGCCACGTCACGGTCTTCGCCGTCTTCCGGCCGGTGATCGACTTCCTCTCGTCCCTGGCCCTGGCGCTGGTCATGGCCTACGGCGGCGCCCAGGTGCTGGGACGGGAGCTGCCCCTGGGCGTCCTGGTGGCGTTCATCCAGTACGTCCAGCGGTTCTTCCGCCCGATCACGGAGCTGGCGGAGAAGTTCAACATCCTGCAGTCCGCCATGGCATCGGCCGAGCGCATCTTCGGCGTGCTGGACACCCCGCCCGCGGTGGTCGATCCGCCGCGACCGCGGGTCCCGGCGCGGGTGCAGGGGGCCGTGGAGTTCGACGGCGTCTGGTTCGCCTACCGCGACGAGGAGTGGGTGCTGCGGGACGTCTCCTTCCGCGTCGAACCCGGCGAGACGGTGGCCTTCGTGGGCCACACCGGCGCCGGCAAGACCTCGATCCTGAACCTCCTGGTGCGGTTCTACGACGTCCAGCGCGGGGCGGTCCGGGTGGACGGCATCGACGTGCGCGAGTGGCCCCAGGAGGAGCTGCGGCGGCACATCGCGGTGGTGCAGCAGGACGTGTTCCTCTTCACGGGCACCATCCGCGACAACATCCGGCTGTGGAACCCCGCCATCTCCGACGCGGACGTGGAACGGGCCGCCCGCCTGACCCGCGCCGACGAGTTCATCCGCAAGCTGCCGCGCGGGTACGACGAGCCCGTGACGGAGCGCGGCGCCACCCTGTCGGCGGGCCAGCGGCAGCTGCTGGCCTTCGCCCGCGCCCTCGCCTACGATCCCGCCATCCTGGTGCTGGACGAGGCGACGGCCAGCATCGACACGGAGACGGAGCAGCTGATCCAGGAGGCGCTGCGGCAGCTGACCCGCGGACGCACCACGCTGATCGTCGCCCACCGGTTGTCGACGATCCAGCACGCCGACCGCATCATCGTGCTCCACCGCGGTCGCATCCGCGAGGTGGGCACCCACGAGGAGCTGCTGGCCCGGGGCGGGCTGTACCACCGGCTCTGGCTGCTCCAGCATGGGGAGCACGAGGGCCTTCCGGCCACCGGGGGCACGGCCGGCGACGGGCGCGGCGAGGCGGTCCGCCGCCCCGCGGGCCGTCGGGCGGCGGGCGGCAGTCCCGACGCCTGAGGACGCATCCCGACATGCTGTCCGTGGCCTCCCCCGTCCGTCGGCGGGACGTCGGCGGGACGCCGTCCCCGCCCAGGCCGGGTCGGCCGGCGCGAGGACGCCGCCGAGGACGGCGGGAACCGTGCCACCGTCCGGGGACCCGGGACGAACGAGGTCCAGCGGCGAGCGGCAGCCTGCCGGCGGGATGGGTGGGACGGGGGGACGCCCCGCCGTCCGGGGCGCCGGCGGGATCGGGGGAGCAGCCGCCCCATGCGGACGCCCTGCCGGCAAGGCAGGAGGACACGCAGCCCGTGGCAAAGCCTATGGCGATCCGCGAACCGGGTGGACGGCCGCCG
The sequence above is drawn from the Thermaerobacter sp. FW80 genome and encodes:
- a CDS encoding ABC transporter ATP-binding protein, whose translation is MDEYREEEHLGKLYDGRLMRRLLGYARPHLGWILLSILMLLLVTAADLAGPLLIRTAIDHHLRAADRPRIALSPAAMERLPARLRREAVAFEGRFFLREDRLPADFLPPAQRAAARYQVLAAADGQHYLVLVGDEPVTAPASQLRVSSRHGATVLVVPQTADPPPSGGAGARDGTASTSGAAEGGAARLLPARLLSRAELHELRQPERTAVVRLAGLYLALAAAAFGLAYAQGYLLQRTAQRIVAHIRAEVFGHLQRMSLAFFDRNPVGRLVTRVTNDVETLNEMYTSVVVNLFRDLFVLVGIAGIMLAYNARLALVAFAVLPLVALAAAVFRTQARAAYRQMRVRLARINAFLSENIAGMRIIQVFRREREQFAEFEAINHAYLQASLRHVTVFAVFRPVIDFLSSLALALVMAYGGAQVLGRELPLGVLVAFIQYVQRFFRPITELAEKFNILQSAMASAERIFGVLDTPPAVVDPPRPRVPARVQGAVEFDGVWFAYRDEEWVLRDVSFRVEPGETVAFVGHTGAGKTSILNLLVRFYDVQRGAVRVDGIDVREWPQEELRRHIAVVQQDVFLFTGTIRDNIRLWNPAISDADVERAARLTRADEFIRKLPRGYDEPVTERGATLSAGQRQLLAFARALAYDPAILVLDEATASIDTETEQLIQEALRQLTRGRTTLIVAHRLSTIQHADRIIVLHRGRIREVGTHEELLARGGLYHRLWLLQHGEHEGLPATGGTAGDGRGEAVRRPAGRRAAGGSPDA